AGGGAAGTAAGTATAATATGAGTAAGGCGGCACCTAGACCGAACATGAAAACGGAAGTGAATGTAGGTGTTCTCTTCATGGCAATGTCAGTCACGGCATTTTCTGGATTGCCTTTTTTGTAGTATACTTTGACGGATTCTCCCATGTTAAAGTAATTAGTACCAGTGTATACTGTCTGGGTATATGTCTGGTCATCAATGGTGTATTCGACGATTGTATCAAAGGTTACTGTATGGTTACTGGCTTTTCTGTAACGACCGGAATAATAATCATACTGTTCAGAATACTTTACATATCCGGTTGTCTGTTCACAGCCAATACTTTGAGTCCATGCAATGATATCCGGTACGATATACTTCAAGCAGCCAAGCCCACCCAGTATCAAAAAAACGATCGCTAGGTACAGTGCCTTTATGTTTTCCGGGTTTCTCCGGTAGTCTTTCACGATTTTCGTCATTAGAATAATCCCCCTTAAAAATAAAACTTGTCATCCTCCCAAGTTTGATGACCATCCACATTATAATATAAAAAATGTATTAATAAAATGTAATATTACAATATAATATGCTGTGAATTATCTCAAATAACTTACTTTAAAATAATTTTAAATATATCCACATCTATATTCACATCTCAAACCAGATGGCCTTCCGCTTGTCGTTAATGAGATACAAGGTTTCTTAAAAAAATATGAAATATCTGCCATCCTTCTTGAATAACCTTACTTAGAGTACTTATAATAGAACTTTATTAAAGAAATAATGAGATGTCATGGGCAGTCGATGCAAAATGCTGCTCGATGCATAACATTTGCCGACCATATACACAGGAAGAGGTGTTTTATTTGGATACAAACTCAGAAAGCAATTTGGATACACGGGGAGTCCCGATCATGGGTCTTACCTCGGAGGAAGTAAGGAAAAGGATCGACAATGGACAGACCAATCACACGGATATAAGTACGCAGAAGACTGTGGGGCAGATCGTCAAGTCCAATCTGCTCACATATTTCAATCTTATATTCCTCATACTTACGGTGCTGCTATGTATCGTTGGTTCATTTAGGAATCTGACTTTCCTGCCGGTCATCATAGGCAATACGGTTATAGGAATATTTCAGGAGCTGCGTGCCAAAAAGACTCTTGACAAGATGAGCATGTTAAATGCGCCGCATTCGATAGTTGTGAGAGACGGAGAACAGCAGAAGATACAATCAGAGGAACTGGTTAAGGACGATATCATCATTCTGTCGGCAGGCAATCAGATATGTGCTGATGCTACGGTGCTCAGCGGCAGTATATCGGTAAATGAAGCCCTGCTCACCGGTGAGTCGGATGAGATCAAGAAGAAATCAGGTGATCGACTCATGTCCGGAAGCTTTGTGGTGTCCGGGCAGTGCTATGCCAAGCTTGACAAGGTGGGCAATGAGTCATACATATCACAGCTCACAGCCCAGGCGAAGGCCATGGGTGACGGCGAACAGTCAGAGATGATCAGGTACATCAATAAACTTGTAAAATGGGTTGGAATCATCATCATACCGGTGGGAATCATATTGTTCTGCCAGGCGTATATCATGAATGGAGAGACATTCAAGAAGAGTGTTGTATCGATGGTTGCGGCGGTTCTCGGAATGATCCCTGAAGGACTTTATCTGCTCACAACTGTTGCGCTTGCGCTCAGCACAATAAGACTTGCGAAGAAACAAGTGTTACTGCATGACATGAAGAGTATAGAGACACTCGCGAGAGTCGATGTACTCTGTGTGGATAAGACCGGAACCATCACTGAGCCGGGTATGCAGGTTACAGAGCTGGTGATAAGCGGCAGATGCGGCGATGCCGAGATGGACAAGAGAGCATTTGCGCACTTGCTGGCGGATTACTCGGCGGTCATTGAGGACAACAATGCCACAATGGAGGCGATTAGATCCTATGTGGCTAAGAATGAGATAGAGAAGGGCAGCAGGACACTGCTCAAGACACAGCCTTTCACATCAGCGAACAAATACAGCAAGGTGTCATTTGTCGAAGGAGACTATATGCTTGGTGCTCCGGAGTTTATAATGAAGGATAGGTATGAGGAGATATCCGAAGAGATAGAGGAGTACCAGAGCAAGGGATACAGAGTCCTTCTTATGGCGGAGTCAGGAGTTTCATATATAGAGAACAACGACGACAAAGATGCGGATGATAGTAAGAATATTAATGGAGAGAATTCTATTGGTTCGATAAGACCATTAGGAGGCATATCTCCTATTGGTTATATAGTGCTTTCAAATCCAATAAGGGAAAATGCGGAGAGCACATTTACATATTTCAAAGAGCAGGGCGTTGCCATAA
This sequence is a window from Coprococcus eutactus. Protein-coding genes within it:
- a CDS encoding DUF3592 domain-containing protein, producing the protein MTKIVKDYRRNPENIKALYLAIVFLILGGLGCLKYIVPDIIAWTQSIGCEQTTGYVKYSEQYDYYSGRYRKASNHTVTFDTIVEYTIDDQTYTQTVYTGTNYFNMGESVKVYYKKGNPENAVTDIAMKRTPTFTSVFMFGLGAALLILYLLPFKIVDD
- a CDS encoding cation-translocating P-type ATPase, with protein sequence MHNICRPYTQEEVFYLDTNSESNLDTRGVPIMGLTSEEVRKRIDNGQTNHTDISTQKTVGQIVKSNLLTYFNLIFLILTVLLCIVGSFRNLTFLPVIIGNTVIGIFQELRAKKTLDKMSMLNAPHSIVVRDGEQQKIQSEELVKDDIIILSAGNQICADATVLSGSISVNEALLTGESDEIKKKSGDRLMSGSFVVSGQCYAKLDKVGNESYISQLTAQAKAMGDGEQSEMIRYINKLVKWVGIIIIPVGIILFCQAYIMNGETFKKSVVSMVAAVLGMIPEGLYLLTTVALALSTIRLAKKQVLLHDMKSIETLARVDVLCVDKTGTITEPGMQVTELVISGRCGDAEMDKRAFAHLLADYSAVIEDNNATMEAIRSYVAKNEIEKGSRTLLKTQPFTSANKYSKVSFVEGDYMLGAPEFIMKDRYEEISEEIEEYQSKGYRVLLMAESGVSYIENNDDKDADDSKNINGENSIGSIRPLGGISPIGYIVLSNPIRENAESTFTYFKEQGVAIKVISGDNPATVSEVAKRAGIDGAENYVDASTLASEKDITEAVDKYTVFGRVTPKQKQLIVRALQKQKHTVAMTGDGVNDILAMKDADCSIAMASGSEAAAQAAQTVLLDSDFGRMPYVVFEGRQVVNNIQRSASLFLVKNIFSLLMAIFSAIFAITYPLEPSQISLISMFTIGLPGFLLALEPNRNRIEGNFMVNVMLKALPAGLTDVLSVGALVICGQVFNLPSEDIATAGTMLLAVVGFMIIIKISHPFNKMKYGVLLINIVGLLFCGLFLGRLFAIESISNICFLLMVVFAFAAESMFRYLTLFVEKLSSFFGDEKNRRKIRRKIRKYNIFK